In the genome of Choristoneura fumiferana chromosome 21, NRCan_CFum_1, whole genome shotgun sequence, the window CTTTCGTTGGCCGGACAGTCTGTTGAAGTTATAGGCATCAGAAAAGCGTGAAGGGCGCGGCCGATGTGCCGTGCGCGTGCCGACATCTGGACGCAACCGTCCGGATGTTGCATTGTGCAGTTAGCATTTAAGTTACAAAATTTCACTAATATATTCGAGTATTTAAATGATGAAAGGCTTATGTTGCGTAAATATAACAAGTTTGGTTTATTTGTCTAAACATTTCTGTTGTATCATAATCGTCGACTGAGATGGCGGTTATCCATTGATGATTACAGTACCATCAATGAACGGTCCCTACAAACTTGATATGTGTCCATCCGACCGCGTTCACATTTCGGCTACTTtagcattataattataaacagtAGCGCAGATGCGTGGCGACTGGCGACTGGTGTCCTAATGTGAAATCTGTCCACTCTTAGGGCCAGTatagacggactgcattccaactgcaacgtaaccgcaactcccgactgcccatacatttttcgttgcagttcTGACTGCAATttaaatgtatgggcagtcggcagttggcagttaAGTTGCAGCTGGAATACAGTCCttctgtactggcccttaatGCTGAcacgtgtttttagggttccggaggtTCCGgaggaacggaacccttttagtttcgtcaagtccgtctatctgtctgtctgtctgtctgtctgtctgtctgtctgtctgtctgtctgtccgtccgtatgtcacaggtattttactcgaaaactacaagatgtatatcaatgagtagttaaattacaaaaataaatatttaaagcacGTGTGGCACAGTCCGACAGCtgttttgaaaagatagtaaggtttctcaaaaacttttttgattaagtgaagatttccggaaataatcgctcccaaagtagcaaaaattgtgccccccccctctatcttgtaaaccgtttgtccaaaaaatatgcaaaaaatatggaaaggtaacgcttaataaatactttcaacgaaaaatGGATTTctacatgatcggatataccgtttttgagttatttccgaaaaactgcgcttctcaacaaaagggcgtaagtgccgtgaagatacgctctttttctggtaatagattttaagactgtagtaagtgttttaattgtgttataacgcacataatattacgtgttttttgtcgtaatggctacggaaccctatcttgggcgtgtccaacacgctcttggccggttttttgtataTGTCGTCTATTTTGTGTGTGTTACCTAAGTACGCGGATTGATCCAACACTACACTTGGAAGCAAAAAAATCGAGCCATCCTTGCAATTTTTACattgatttttatgttttttaggttttaagtgtTATCATGGAAACGTAAAAATTTGCAAGGGTGGCTCGATTTCTTTGCTCCCAAGTGTAGTGTTGGATAATTCCGCGTACCTAACAAATTCACCCAATTTCCAATTTTCActgttgaaataaaacaaacccGTTAGATAGAACCGTGTAAAACTACACGTAGAGCAGATACGCGGTTTTTACATGTGGTAGATAAAGATAAGTGGATTAGCAGTATCGTGAGGATACGTTTGCACGTTGCAGGGGCACGGGGCGCGCGGAGACGCTGCTGGAGTCGCTGGTGTACTCGCTGGGCGGCGCCGCGGGGCTGGGCGGGGGCGCCGTGGCCGCCGGCGCGCCCTTCGTGCTGGTCGGCGCGCCCGGCGACTATGTGTTCGGAGGAGAAGGTGGGGACGTCGCTACTGCCCTATTATCTATACTgtactgtaccatcagccaaataagtggtctttcaattttaaacaagttcctatcaaatgaatatgtcgctaaagtcgaactttcaagttgacagacacgtctattggcattattgttttatcaaaTGGAaaagattatcaactttaggatggtagatttggctgatggtacctgaaaagttcgttaaaaaatattttttgatttaagtTTTGCTGTTGACCGTACATGCATGGTCATCCAATCTACAATGgaggtataccaaatttcaagtcaatccggctaTAAGAagaatcaaaattaacttgctggatttgaagcaaacaaacaaatataccgACCAACCAAGGTGAAAACACCTAcctgccttaaaaaaaatacaaactagaGACATAAATAAACAAGTGTGTAATAGTCTACAACTCAAGTAACATAAACTTCAACAGTCAGGACCCGTAACTGGGATTTCACTTCATCAGAATTAGGGTTTTCTAACAGGTGgcatatcgctagatggcgttagtatcgtgagttccgtttgacgattcagtcttgcttgcgattggctcaattATGTAGCTATATAACGCTGccaaacagacctcacgatagAAACTCTCATTGCTACACTATGGACCATCTTTATGCACTCGGTGTTATTGATTTGATTACAATAAttctgattggttttttgggttTTTtgtcctgtccagcagtggtgtaggagttaaagcacgcagcacggaatgctgaggacctgggttcgattcccagtgctggtctctttttctggtttttctgtgcatccatgtctcagtttgtattttcgatacaataATTCTGCTTTTGTATACAAAACAAACGCTTGAACTTCCAGGGTTAGACGCAGTGGTGACACAGCTACTAGGGCAATTAGAGAACGCGGGTCCGCCGCCGCTGCCTCGCGAACAGATCGCCGCCATCCCTAGCGAGGCGCTCACGCCAGAGCAGGCCGCCGCTAATACCTCCTGCTCTGTCTGCTGGGAGAACTTCCAAATAGGTAAGCTGCTGTAAATATATGATTGCCTGGTACTGCTACGGCACAGACTGCTGTGTCCGGACTGGCTGTTGCTTTGTTTGCTGAGAGAAGTTACAGATAGGTAAGCTGCTCTTGATCTATGATTGCCTGGTACTCCTGCGGCACAGATTGCTGTATCCTGAGTACTGGCTGCTGCTTTGTTTGCTGGGAGAAGTTGCTGATATAAATGTATGTGCTGCTATGGGGTGACACTTTACCGGCCCGCATGTTACCGacttggaaataccgaccctgtttttcgtgtacacgtccatagaaactcatgtcagttactatgggcgtgtacacgaaaacagggtcggtatttctatgtcggtattatccgggccaataaagagtgtcacccctgCTGTGCCTTAGACTGCTGTATCCTGCCAGTTGTTTTGTCTGCTGGTAGAACTGCCAGGTAGGTGAGTTGCTGTGCATTTATGTTAGCCTGGTTCTGCCGCGGCGCTGagtggcccatttcacgaagctataaattacaatttagaagcggtagtctcttttcaatgcatactgttaaacaaagactaccgcttgtaaattgtaacgtgtagcttcgtgaaatagggcactggaAATCGCTCCGTTTGCTAGgggattttttaaatagatgaGCCGTTGCACGTTTATGTGAGCCTGGTACTGACTATTGCATTCGTTCTCTGTGTTAGGAAGGAGAACTTCAAGCAAAATGGGTTAGAAGTACGCACTCATGTCGGTTTGAAATGTTACAACACTACTAAGCGCTGTGATACCGCTAAAGCTCTACGCCTCGCCTCCGCTATGAAGGCTTCCATTACAACCGTAGTATTTACCATTGAAGTTATTCGTTCCAGGCGAAATGGTGTCGCGGCTGCAGTGCGACCACATATTCCACTCGACGTGCATCGAGCCGTGGCTGCAGCTGCACGCGACGTGCCCCATCTGCCGGCGCTCGCTGCTGGCCGAGGACGCGCCCTCCGAGAGCACCTCTGAGGACGGCGCCTCCcagccgccgcgcccgccctcCGCCACGCCCAGTTAGTACCACTACTACAGTACTACTGGCTCATGACACCCTAGTACCCCTAAGCTTATCTTGGGGGGTTCATACACACAATTTCCCCCATTTTTACTTCATAATCGCAAATTCGCGGTTTTCCGTAGTACATAGGGCTGACGCAATTATTATCGTTAATCggtatttctaaaataattctGAATCCTAAAGTAAAGCGGGCATAATAGCAATTATTAGTTAGTTGTGAACCAGTTTTGTCGAAGTATGGGACGTATTTTTATGCAACTCTGCCATCAGATGTATTAAAGCGGTCAACATGCGCAATAACTACAGATCTTTATtctatttaaaatgtttaaaaagtcGTCCTATGCATTTCATTAATACAGTATCGTATCTAGTTGAACAATGGATGTTGTAACGTCCTTAATATTGCCAATTGCCGTTACCGCCCGATGTATaaatctgttcactcacgaagttGCGCCTTTCCACAGGAAATTTAATTCGAATTTTATAGGTAGAGCCAAGcctattttttactttaattgcgCGTGTTTATTCAAGTAACTGACACTAAAGACTCGCGTACACAGAAATATGTGCATAAATATGTTTATAATTACATTCACTAAATGTTGAGGGGTGTGACTTATGATCAAATGTCCTAGATGACTCCTACTGGCGTAAAAACTATACGCTGCCATCGAAATTCTGTCTCTTATCCACGCAAAGTCAGAGTATAATACTTTAGGCTCAGTTTCACTAAGATATCTTTATGAATAGTTTCAGGATCAATATAAACTGATGGGGTGAACTCCTGTTTTTTTGGATTATTTGTAGGGAGGTACAGTGCATGTTGCATGTACAGCTAGCCATCTAGGGAGAGCACCGCACCATTCttaacgagaaaaaaaaatgacattaaataCTGGGGCTCTGTAACATTGTCTCTTTCTAAACATTTATATCATAGGTTTTCGACCTTATTTTGCTCActgtgcagttttttttaattttccctcTTTTTCTACTTATATGTCCTGATTTTCTAtgtgactatttctcaaaaatactactccatttttatttgtccacttattaaatatatatatatttcctgacgctatttcaacactaaaaataagtaatattttgtttaaatatataaaaaatcttGTAGTAACGGtaataatctttgttgtttgatccaatagaaagtttcgatgtagttacaaaattacgattttttcctcacgagatttcgtgaagttttcctgacgtcaagaaattttggatgttttatgcagtttatgtttcttttcaatttcatgacgggataactttttgagaaatcCTCATGTGCTCTCTACTGCCGCTGTCCCCCTGAAAGCTTCCAACGCCCACCAGGGGGCGTTATCGTCCACGTTTAGAACCTATGATCTGTATTGTTTAAAAATCATATACCCCAACACAACATTATTTCACGTGAATGCGCGGCTCAAACATACGCAAGAGTAATGTATAAATATTGTAAGAGAGACAGAATTAGATGCGCTGCGGGCAGTGTTTACGTCGTGGCTTGTCGTGTATATGGGCTGACGGGGCGGGTGCGAGTAGATGTATTATCGGTGTTGTACGGGTGTAGTGTTGGTGTAGGTGGGTCGTTGCCGCAAGTGCGGCTGAGGCggctggcgcggcggcgcgcgggcgcgggggccGGCTGGACGCGCggggcggaggcggaggcggaggcggaagCGGAGGCGCGCTGGCCCACAGACTCCTCCGACACGTCCTCCCTCAACTCCGCTGACCGGCAGgagtacaacatggacattgaCTTCGACTAGCGCCAGCTACACCCCACTCTCATGTGAGACTCTGTCTGAACCGAGCCGCCGGATCTTACGCGTTTCGATCGCCGTCATCGTCTGTCCTGTCCGAGACGCCGTCGAAGGCTGACGCCGAGAAACGCGTGCAAAAATCTGTTCCTCTTTTTTTACATAAGAGATTGTTAATTTAGTGAGCGTCTCGTCCAGGGCTTCTATAAAACCGACTATGGAATTTTATGTGCTTGACAAGCGTAGGCTATTTGCGGCTGCCACATGGTAGTTCCGAACTAAGATTGCATCGGCTGTGCCGTAATTCCAAACCATCGTGTAAATTTGGCTAAAATTGACAAATTGTCTACACGGCAcatcggaatttcaattcaatgagggctatcgttttttgtctcactagatggcgcactgttgcgtgaggtttttaagtatggctttcaaagtctgataatacgggcgtgaaaacaaagtttagattaaaatcatatttaatacaccttaaaaccgtaccataaaaatatcgagcatgccacagtgttgcatagtccccgttttgttcggaaaaaagggaggacaaaggtttccgaaagacaaaattggctcaaaacacagacattcattgccccggaacgcatatttgccataattaaattcagacattacaaaatattcacaaaaaatttctaattaaaaataaaccctacgctcactcaaaaactatgagatttgacatttcggagacctcacgctacactagcgcctctagtggcgaattcattcgcgttAGCCCTCATTAAAGTATCTTCTGCCGTTTTGCACGCATGTCTTGTAATTGACGTCTGTAGTCGGCTTATGTAAAGAAAACAGCAATCCAATCTGTTTGATAGATGAACGAGAGAAATAAGATTCTCAGTCGCGCTATCATGTCATCCACAtacatagatttaaatagtgcTGATAAGAAATGCGAACTTGCATATAAATCGGACTACGGGCTGTAGCCCCCGTCGACTTTTTGCAGCAATGCGATGGTTCTAGCCTCAGGAAAAATATAATGTGGTGGATTGGCGCGTAAAAAGTCACCGTGGTCTGTGACTTTAAAATGACTTCGAAGTAAGATTCGTCTGTCAAACAACACTGTTTACGATAATCTGAATCTTGCGCTAATATCAAGCTTAGGTAAGATTTTGTAGACCATGACGGTGTCGAAACGTGTAAGAACCTCTGCAGTCCAGCTGAGAGAACGTTGATCCGcgtgaaaaatacattttgccTTTCAATGTAACCTATAGTTGCGTCCTTTTCGTATGGATGTAAATGCTAGATCGTGGGTGTAGAGTTTAGTACGACTGACGTGATAATGTCCGATTGTTGTCTTTTTCTGTGCTGACATAACTACTAGAAGCATTCTTTGCGTTCTTTCCTCTGGACGCATATCGGGCGGCAGTGCTAATGTAGTGTTTATTAGATGGATGGAGTGTGTTGTGAGTGTCACTTTTCGTGAAAACGGAAATTGTTATaaactgtatttttaaaaagtgttttgttttgtatcgcGCGTCAATCGTGTTTACGTCCACgctgttttgaaaaataaaagtatgtatTTCAACATATTTATATCGCTATTATAAAAAACGCGATTGACTATGAAGTAATGTAAAAGAACAGGAAATCTTACGTAAATACTTATTGAGTCGATTTCGGTTGGTGTTAACCGAGTGATGAGGTTGGACCGATGATGTTGAAACCGGTCGTTCTGTTCGCAGTCATTTAATTCTTCGACCGCACCCAGCTAGATACTGAGTACAAATTTGCCCGCGCGACTGAACGGTTGCTTTCGACAAAATCGGATCTTCCATTTGGTACTTTAGACTAGTAAAGAGAAGtagtaaattaatattatttaaatgttacgTTCCCAGAAGGGGTAATGACAGTTTACAATTGTCTTTACGCATTTGTAATACTTCAAATGCCGTAACCGCGCGGTTCTTGCTCCGGGAACGGGACAATCGATCAATGGATGATAAACTGAAAGTAACTAGGAATGTTTATGATTGAATGCAACCGTTGTTTGGTCACTGTCAAACATAATAAAGGGTAGTTCCTGTTATGCATTCTTAGACACTTGGAGATAAAGAAACTGCATCATCGATCATACTGTCTACATATGAAACgttatgcagtttttttaattccccAATTAATTTAATGGTAATTCATAGCAGGATGTGCAAACTACCGATATAAAAAGgtcatttataattattgtaactcatagttattatttaaatacctagAAATGTAGCGAAATATAAAAAAGCAAACTTTCTAAAAGTTTCGCGTTTTAGTTTGTATCGCGGTTTGTAACAGAATACAAATCTATTGCAAAAATTATCTTTGTGTATAGTTTTTCAgctataaaaaatgtttaatgcGTTATTTTTCGtgtaaattttgtaaatatgaaTCGTAATTTTAAGCCTTTGTTgcgtataataattaattgcgGGAGCGCTTCTGCGGTGAGTCGTCCCGTTGAGGTTAATCTACTTAAGTTCAATATCTGCCTTTCTACCTGTAAACCCTGTGTGTCGTAGCACATTTCCCTATCCCCTCCCGGCCGCCGCAGCCCGCCGACGGGGCGGCTCGCCGCACAAGCTCGCCGCACTAAGGGAGTGACGCTGTCGGAATCGGACACTCGTGCTAGGCGCTTGCTAGGGTCTGATTTTGATATGGTTTTTATTGATCTGTAGATAAATTTCCAGAAAAACAATATGCATATTTAGACACGCCAGTCGGAAATGTGACGTTGGTGACGTTAGGTTTCGTAGCCCTGTCTTGTTCTACAGATAGGTTAAAAATATGATGACTCcccaataatatttatatttcaaaatgtCGCAAGCGGATGCTgctggttatttttttatcacttcAATTGTAGTAGTTTAGTTTCAGTTTAAATAGACTCGTTGATATAACCGCAATGAGTTCTTTTATTGGCCTGTTCTGTGCAATGCGAACTTTAAACCTAATACCTAGTATTTTTGTTCTGTTTGTTTCCCCTTGTGAAACACAGTGTTACCTCTGTTCGGGTAATTACTTAGTATTATTTCCGGGCTGGGAACTAATACTTTAAACTATGTTCTGCGTAACTATAACCAGACTTGTTGTTCAGAGGTGCTCAGAGGCatcatagaggtgcactaagaagggatttttccaaattttcacaGGATCGAGgctaacctttttttattttcctccGCGGAAAAAGCCTCCAGCATAAGGGTTAACAATAAATTCCTCATTTATTcacatacttaagtatttttttattatattttccagTTACTATAAATTCAATTATATGACATGATATCAATCGGTGCGtacaaatacatatattttaatttagtaggtaaattTTCCAAAATATAATAGTTTTAGTGGTATCTCTCTTTCTATAATAGTATCTTTAAAAAGCGTTCATTGAAGTACTTCACGATGATACCACTTGGTGTAAGGCCTACTATGTGGTGCGTGCTCATCTCACGTAGGTACTTATTCCACTTTCTACGCGCTGTGCTTTTTCAAATCTTTAGTACATTAAAATGGCCAATTCTCTACGGGCAATAAAAAAAGGACATTTTATAATGAGCTCTTAAATGGAGATCGATCACATTCTAAGTGAGAAATAGTACCTACGTTTATTTACATTATGCACTATTTTAGGTACAATGTACAACAGATACGTTTAGACTATCTACTTATGTTATAATTGACTGCTATGGAAATATATCTATTTAGATGAATAAAATCGGCTCAGTTTTATAAAGATCAATTAGGTCAAATGTCAGATAAATAATAACGATGAACATGACACTTTGACTAATAAGCCTTTATAAAGTTCAGCCTGAACCCAAAATGTACTTGACATCCCGTTACGAAACTGAAAATGTTTACAATTACTTGAATGGGTTTGAAAATAAACAC includes:
- the LOC141439483 gene encoding E3 ubiquitin-protein ligase RNF115-like gives rise to the protein MADALVERRPSARFFCHRCNVEFEDVLQDYRCPYCASGFIEQLESEAESSALSGDDFSDADMSNLDDSDDLAQSNSHPMLSDLAFLMSGGRPRGTGRAETLLESLVYSLGGAAGLGGGAVAAGAPFVLVGAPGDYVFGGEGLDAVVTQLLGQLENAGPPPLPREQIAAIPSEALTPEQAAANTSCSVCWENFQIGEMVSRLQCDHIFHSTCIEPWLQLHATCPICRRSLLAEDAPSESTSEDGASQPPRPPSATPSGSLPQVRLRRLARRRAGAGAGWTRGAEAEAEAEAEARWPTDSSDTSSLNSADRQEYNMDIDFD